In a single window of the Ancylobacter polymorphus genome:
- a CDS encoding FAD-dependent oxidoreductase: protein MPSAGSSQPDIGFVTEPARQTPVREDVDVLVVGGGAAGLAAAVSAVRNGARVLLVERYGFLGGTLTNVTLGSICGMYTIDGDEIMQVAGGFVAELVERLKKAGGANGPLRWLETASMPYDAPTLRLVADEIIDECGIRVSFHAAAVGVMKDGSRVSGVIFEDRAGRWAARARTVIDCTGNGDIAAHAGAAFEYDPALLQAPTTMFRFAGVDTERASGITRAELHDRLERAVEAGLQLPRTAGGMFSPRPGVMHLNITRVSRDGAPPDLLDSDDLAWAEMEGRRQLALYEQAFRRFVPGFEDCYIADIGAEIGIRESRRVRGDYWLELNDVLNEARFDDAIACSAWPVEEHSAGRATRWVFLKPGTYYQLPFRIMLPRGIEGLLVAGRCASASHDAHASMRVAATCMAMGEAAGVAAAFASRERLALRDIDVAAVQARLLEQGAFLGNHISERTL from the coding sequence ATGCCCTCAGCGGGATCTTCTCAGCCGGACATCGGCTTCGTCACCGAACCTGCCCGACAAACACCGGTTCGGGAGGATGTGGACGTACTTGTCGTGGGGGGAGGCGCTGCCGGCCTCGCCGCCGCGGTCAGCGCCGTCCGCAACGGAGCTAGGGTTCTGCTCGTGGAACGCTACGGCTTCCTGGGCGGGACGCTCACCAATGTGACGCTCGGAAGCATTTGCGGCATGTACACGATTGACGGCGACGAGATCATGCAGGTCGCCGGCGGCTTTGTCGCCGAACTGGTCGAGCGGCTGAAAAAGGCGGGTGGCGCCAACGGGCCGTTGCGCTGGCTGGAAACCGCGTCGATGCCTTACGATGCTCCGACGCTGCGGCTTGTCGCCGATGAAATCATCGATGAATGCGGTATACGGGTTTCTTTCCACGCCGCCGCTGTCGGTGTGATGAAGGATGGCAGTCGTGTCTCAGGCGTCATCTTCGAGGACCGTGCCGGACGCTGGGCGGCGCGCGCCCGGACTGTCATCGACTGTACCGGTAATGGCGACATCGCCGCTCATGCCGGGGCGGCATTCGAGTACGATCCGGCGCTTCTGCAAGCGCCGACGACGATGTTCCGGTTTGCCGGGGTAGATACCGAGCGGGCCTCCGGAATCACCCGGGCTGAGCTTCACGACCGCCTGGAACGCGCCGTCGAAGCTGGCCTGCAGCTCCCGCGCACAGCCGGCGGCATGTTCTCGCCGCGCCCGGGCGTCATGCATCTCAACATCACGCGCGTCAGCCGCGACGGTGCCCCCCCGGACCTTCTGGATTCGGACGATCTCGCCTGGGCGGAAATGGAAGGACGGCGGCAGCTCGCACTCTACGAACAGGCGTTCCGCCGCTTCGTACCGGGATTCGAGGATTGCTACATCGCCGATATAGGCGCGGAGATCGGCATCCGCGAAAGCCGCCGGGTGCGCGGCGACTACTGGCTCGAACTCAACGACGTTCTTAACGAAGCGCGATTTGACGACGCGATTGCGTGCAGCGCGTGGCCGGTTGAGGAGCACTCCGCCGGACGCGCCACGCGTTGGGTGTTCCTGAAGCCGGGTACTTACTATCAGCTTCCGTTCCGCATCATGCTGCCACGCGGCATCGAGGGCTTGCTCGTGGCGGGGCGCTGCGCGTCGGCTTCCCACGATGCCCATGCCTCGATGCGTGTCGCGGCGACATGCATGGCCATGGGAGAAGCGGCCGGTGTTGCAGCGGCCTTTGCATCGCGTGAGCGGCTCGCGCTCCGCGACATTGATGTTGCCGCCGTGCAGGCACGCCTTCTGGAACAAGGCGCCTTTCTCGGCAACCACATATCTGAACGGACACTGTGA
- a CDS encoding FAD-binding oxidoreductase translates to MSDRKLKFYAWGYEDEVVTKDEIASMEKKWSKYLGIKDYKVTPPPTLDEITVPASRVNPPASLARICTTEKYERLAHTYGSSAHDYSRAFRRDFSNPPDVVAYPRNERDVLDVLDWCSNDNIAVTPYGGGSSVVGGVEPSRDTRYAGTLSLDLRYLNQVLEIDKESECARVQAGIFGPELERQLKPSGLTMRFFLQSFEFSTLGGWIATRAAGHYATIATQIDDHVQSMRVATPSGMYESRRFPVSGAGPNPDRVFIGSEGALGVITEAWIRLRKRPTYRKSVTVKFADFYKGADAVRVISQSGLYPANCRLIDAFEAEFNGAGDGTHSILVLGFESADHPVDHWLARAIEICGDYGGTAEVPDAPDSHKAGSAGQWRDTFIRAPYYREHAIARGVMRETFETCITWDRFKDFHQNFTDAMRKAVQDVTGRPGTASCRFTHIYPDGPAPYFTYHGYGDQDRLVEQFWDIKRAISSAMVRFGGTITHHHALGRDHREWYDRERPDLFAKAFEAMKSELDPRWILNPGIHIDPPK, encoded by the coding sequence ATGTCAGACCGCAAGTTGAAGTTTTACGCGTGGGGGTATGAAGACGAGGTCGTCACCAAGGACGAAATCGCCAGCATGGAAAAGAAGTGGTCGAAATATCTCGGCATCAAGGACTACAAAGTCACCCCCCCGCCCACGCTTGATGAAATCACCGTCCCGGCATCGCGTGTAAATCCGCCCGCCAGCCTCGCGCGTATCTGCACGACCGAGAAGTATGAGCGCCTCGCGCACACCTATGGCAGCTCCGCGCATGACTACTCCCGCGCCTTTCGTCGCGATTTCAGCAATCCGCCGGATGTCGTGGCCTATCCGCGCAACGAGCGCGACGTGCTCGATGTTCTCGACTGGTGCTCGAACGACAACATCGCCGTGACGCCATATGGCGGCGGTTCGAGCGTTGTTGGCGGCGTGGAGCCAAGCCGCGACACGCGCTACGCGGGAACGCTCTCACTCGATCTGCGCTATCTCAATCAGGTGCTCGAGATCGACAAGGAATCGGAATGCGCCCGAGTTCAGGCCGGCATTTTCGGCCCGGAACTTGAGCGTCAACTCAAGCCGAGCGGCCTGACCATGCGTTTCTTCCTGCAATCGTTCGAGTTTTCGACGCTCGGCGGATGGATCGCCACCCGGGCCGCCGGCCATTACGCCACTATCGCCACGCAGATCGACGATCATGTTCAGAGCATGCGTGTCGCGACGCCGTCTGGCATGTATGAGTCGCGCCGCTTTCCGGTTTCTGGCGCCGGCCCGAATCCGGACCGGGTCTTCATCGGGTCGGAAGGTGCTCTTGGCGTCATTACGGAGGCGTGGATCCGTCTGCGCAAGCGCCCGACCTACCGCAAATCCGTGACCGTGAAATTCGCGGACTTCTACAAAGGGGCCGATGCCGTCCGCGTCATTTCCCAGAGCGGTCTTTACCCCGCGAACTGCCGCCTGATCGACGCTTTTGAAGCGGAGTTCAACGGCGCGGGCGATGGCACGCATTCGATCCTGGTTCTGGGCTTTGAATCGGCGGATCACCCCGTCGATCACTGGCTCGCGCGCGCAATCGAAATCTGCGGCGATTACGGCGGAACGGCGGAAGTGCCCGACGCTCCGGACAGCCACAAGGCCGGTTCGGCCGGTCAGTGGCGCGACACCTTCATCCGTGCGCCATACTATCGCGAGCACGCGATCGCGCGCGGCGTGATGCGCGAGACGTTCGAGACCTGCATCACCTGGGACCGCTTCAAGGACTTCCACCAGAACTTCACGGATGCGATGCGCAAGGCCGTGCAGGATGTAACGGGACGGCCGGGGACGGCGAGCTGCCGCTTCACTCACATCTATCCGGATGGTCCGGCGCCGTACTTCACCTATCACGGCTACGGGGATCAGGATCGTCTGGTCGAACAGTTCTGGGACATCAAGCGCGCGATTTCGTCGGCGATGGTCCGCTTCGGTGGCACGATCACCCATCATCACGCGCTCGGACGCGATCATCGCGAATGGTACGACCGCGAGCGCCCGGACCTGTTTGCGAAGGCTTTCGAGGCCATGAAGTCCGAGCTTGACCCGCGCTGGATTCTGAACCCCGGAATTCACATCGACCCGCCAAAATAA